The Phragmites australis chromosome 1, lpPhrAust1.1, whole genome shotgun sequence genomic interval TCTTagtcttttctttcaaagaaatcaaaatatgaatatgattggatacattGACACTGGCTACTTATTAGATCCCTATAATGTCATATCACAGACAGGCTTTGTGTTCTTAAATGGTGGAACAGCCATTTCATGGATGTCTTCAAAACAGATtctagtggctacatccacttatcattctgaaataattgcattatatgaagcatcacgtaAATGCGTATGACATCGCAGAATGATCAACTATATACAACAATCATGTGATATTGGTTCTATTCAATCACCgataattatctatgaagataattttgcaTGCATTGCTTAAATGCAAATATGTTACATAAAAAACaatataactaaacatattgccCCTAAAATATTCCATCCTcatgaattacaaaataataaaaaaatagaaatcttgcaaaccaaatcatgtgataatcttacTAATTTGTTCACTAAGTTCTTACCAACttctacattccaaaaatatattcatagaATTGGTATGCGACGATAGCAAGATTTACAATGTTCAGGGGGAGTTGATTCATGAATAATAAcctgttcatattatattgcacttttttttctttataaatttttcctatacggtttctgatacaaggtttttaatgagacaatatctACTTTGTTCCTCCTATTTTTCCAAATGGTTTTCGAAGGTTTTTAATATGATTCAAAGATCATAATTATTACTCTCTAAGCTCACCAATGAGTTTTCTCATATAACCTTACAATGAGGCAATAACTAATAGagaaaactgcaaaaaaaaaaaacccccaaaagtcacttggattttgactttcccccccaaaagttgttttgttgaaaaaaaaccccaaaagtttgactttgttgaaaaatccctaaaaatttaaaaaaaatcaaaaaaattctaaaaaaaaactagagacaattctaagaccttctgtaaaatttgttttcaaaaataatatcctttgcatcatatttcatggagagggagtttggaaaaaagaaaagaaaaatgtgcagctcatttagtaactcatgttattttaactttttcatgtctaccattatttttcctacacaaataattgtttaagtaaactaataaaagtggtttcactaattttgggggtgttatggattagttatgaattaatctatctgcaacatatttactcaatcctgcacgttacaataactatttcaagatttcatgtatttttacaagatagaggatcatgtaagaagactaaaaaattttgtttcatgatttttggattagtaaataattaactatgcatttaactcgaattaataaatgagttgcacatttttcttttttttttcaaacttactctccctaaaatatgatgcaaaggatattattttttaaaacaaatttcacaaaaggtcttataattgtctcttgttttttttagaattttttatgatttttttaatttttttgaacttttaggggtgtttttgcaacaaaatcaaaccttttggggtttttttttggcaacaaaacaatttttggaggggaaagtcaaaatccaagtgacttttggagaggtttttgcatttatccctaactaatatataccatatcattttctccttatatttttctatttgattTTAAAGTAATTTTAATGGTATTATCAACTTATAACATAgtatttctccttatatttttctcaCAGGATTTTAGAGAAGTTTCTCAATAAAAAATTTACATAcaagataattgatcaaggAGTATTACAAACAGACACCTCTTGTATTGTGCATGTGATCAAATATCATTAGCAATGCTAACTGCCTTTCAGTTATCATCTAAAGGGCACCCATTTAGTACTAAATGGACATGTTTATATCCTTTAACATGTGAGACCGTTCTGATTCTCCCAAACTACTATTCCTTTACAACTCTACTCAAAACAAGGGGATTCTACATGGGATTTGGATACACTAAAAAATTGAAATCTTATTTGATCTCAAAGTCCATATTGTTAAGTTGAAACTTCAGCCGTGTAAGTTTACAGTTTTTAATCTAATGGCGTTTTCAAGTGAAATAGCGTTCCTGCAGTAAAAGACAGCTATCCGTCATACTACAGCATATTGGCAAGCAATGTGATGTTTGATTATTCAATTCTTCTCTTTAGAATCCTCTACTAATGAGACCACAATAAGTGAAGCACGACTCATAATCACAAGGCCCATCGAAACAATAGCTACAATAAGGCAATCGGCAAGAATATGAAGGCAGTAGCATGATTCCCTCTACTCTCACGCTCAACTAGTCACAAGAGGTATCCTATTCAGAAACACAACAAAAGGGCCTTGGGTAATAGAATGATCTGGcatgttcaagaacacatacACACAGCTTCGCATCTAGGGAGATATTGCAGTTCAGGAGACATATGTGCTGGTATCAAGAAGAGAAGAGGGCGACCCTGAAAACATTACAAAAGCCTCATCCCTCCTGATGACAGACTACTCGGGTAAATTCATTGGAGGTTCCAGGTTCTCGACCAGAATTCGCAGGTCTAAATCCTTATCGTTGAACTTCTTGATAAAAGAGTGATTCTGCAAGAACATAAATGGCAATTCAGCACAACTTTCCCGATAGATGGTGCAACAGTAAGATTCATCTGTACTATTAGTCAAAGGCAATGCTGACCAAGAGTTCTGAAGCGGACATGCGTTCTGCTGGATCCTTTTGTATGCTGCcaataaaacatagcaaaaatataaaactaCAGGACTGTATACACAGACGATAGGAATAAGTAATGATAGTTGCGCTCAAGCTGTGCAGTTCTTGAACGAAAAATCTTCATGAAATTTACGATGGCAGTAGCTcagaaaaagaaatacaaagAGAGTTTTATTCACGACCTCACCTACAGGATTTTATCAATCCAGAAAAACACTGTCAACATTATGGTCAGGGCCATCAAATGCTAGTGCTTCAAATGAACTATTGATAACTTGAACTTCAGATTTTAGCTAAAGTAGTACAATATGATGTTTCATGGGTCAAAGTGGTATCCAAAACCTATTTGTGTTAAAGGATAAGATAGAATTAAATAGTGTTGTTAAACGATATAGGTATGACATTAAAATGCTAAGACAGAACCACCAAGTGTAAGTAACACATTGCATCCCAACTAGCATAGAATCCTAAGCTTCCTTGATTAGTACTCACCTACTACAGATCCAGATTGAAGACAAATATACAAAGCATTTTACCAATAGCAAGAGATACACCTATTGTAAAAGTTTTACTCACAGAGGCCATTGGTAGCAAAATTAATCTTGCATCATCACAAATGCTTGTGGCACAGTTGCAGTGTTTTCAGTGGTTACATTGCAAGATCAATTGTAATATGAAAGGtagtaacaaaaaaaatatagccCATGATTAAATCTGGGCTTAAGTTGATTCCATTAGTAATTATCTGAAAACTTCTATATAGATGAACGAGGCATTATGTTACATTAATTAGTGAAGCTCAAATGCTCACAATATAATGGTTCTGCTAGTCATAGCTTTATCAACAACTAAAAATGTTTCTGTTAATATGCATAAAGGCATTAACTGGGATAATTTCCATGTGTAATTTCAAAGAAGAATGTTTATCGTACCAAGACGAGATAAATGAGCAGAATTCTGGAGAGAACTGATCTACAGGTGCAGAAGGTGGTGGCTGATCAACAATTGCCTCCAGAAGTTCATAAAAGCTCAACCAACCTTCTCCTTCTGAAGGTATATAGGGGAACCGGCCAATGGCACACTCAAGTATTACTAAGCCCAAACTCCATATGTCACTCTTGTAGTCATACGAGCTTCCACTAATCCTCTCAGGCTGAAGACAGGATTAAGAAGGACAAAAAGTAAAGAACAGTCACCACACAATTATGCATTCCTCGATGAACATAAACTAGCAATCACATGGCATAGAAGATGATTAATTCAACATACCGCCATATAGTTGTAGGTTCCAACAAATGTATCTCGCTGACCCATTGAACTTGCTAGCACTGCACTTACCCCAAAGTCAGTAATCTTTACTTCACCTTTATGGCTGACTAACAAGTTAGATGGCTTTATGTCCCTGTGAATCACGTGCCTTTCATGATGAAGATATAATAAACCCTCCAAGACCTGAATTAACATAATACTATACAATGTTAGCTGTGTAAGAACATAGTTTCAAGTTTCAACAGATGTTAATGAGACAAATTTGAGCTTATTCTAAATACAGGAGAAGTCAAAGCAGAAAACAAAGGCCAAATTTACTCATACCTGCTTGCAAAGTACCGCGAGGTATGGCTCCAGAATTGTCTTCATTTGCTTAATGATGTCTGCAAGAGATCCACGATCCATGTACTCAAGAACAAGATATATTACACCATTGTGGTAAAAAGATTGATGGCAAAGAACTATATGAGGGTTCTGTGTTGCTTGATTTATTTTTAGCTCTTGTACTATTTGTTTGCGAACTGCCTCCTGAATGTTCATTTGAATACCCTACAGAGGAAATTGGTCAATATCAATCAAGTGACCTGAATATATTAGCTGATGTACTCTCATTCGTTAGCATCATAATTCATTGACAATTAGTTTATCCACAGATTTCGCATGTAGGTACTAGATGCTATGGCTATCCCATTCATAGCATTTCCACCTCATTTTAGAGGGTGCAAACTGAAATGAATGCTGCCATGCCATTACAAAGTTGACTAAAGAAAGCAACCACACAAGAAGATGCAGAATATTCTGATTGTCAGAATAAGACATAACATGTAACGAATCTTCAAAAAAGGATTTGAACATATAGATATCCATGTGCCATCTAGAAAAAGAGTTTTATTCCATGTGCCATCTAGAAAAAAGAGCTTTATTTTCAAgttagaaaaacaaaaaatacaaaaacagAAAAATGGGAGGAAGTTAGCGGTCTAGGAGTGCACGAATATACATATTTTCCATCTCAGCAGTGTGTCGGTTGTGTGGCTCACCAGATAAATTTAGGATACAGGAAATTACCTTCAAGGCATACAATGTCCCGACCCATTTGTGCCTCACTAGCTGGACAACACCACCACTTCCTTTACCAATGACTTGAATCATCTCAAGATCATCCATTGATAACTGCACATCTTCCACCTTCAGCTTTGTTGATTCCTGGGGAAAAGATGCAATCCAAATTCAGAAACTACTAGATGACCAACCAAATAATAGAAGTACAaacaaaaactagaaaacaaGATATCCTTATAGGACTTgaagttaaaaaataatagccaTTAGGGACAACATACTTTCTCACTAAGTAGAGATACTTCTAGCCTTCTTGGAGtgacatttttttctttctgaaatcGGACTCCCTACTTCCATTCAGAGAACAGAATGAAGTTCTACAGAAACCATCGCTGGAATAGTAGGTTCAGAAACCACCAAGTCTTACAGAAACTAAAAGATGTCAGACCTAAGTTTGTACTCAAACTAAAGATCGGACTAAAATGACTTGGCAACACGATAGAAAGCTTCCAGGCTCATTCAGGAATATGAAGAACACATTCAAGAGCAGCTAAACACACACATGACACATCTAATAACCAGTAACAATTAATACACTCTTTTTCCTGCTCTCCAATTTACATTTTTTCACCTAATAAATTACAACCAGTAGGAGCCATCCATACTATTACACTTCAAAGAAAAAGTCACAGAATTTAAACCCTATGCATGAAAATTCCAGATCTGTGATCTGTCAATCAAGACAAACCTGAAACAAAAAAATGACAAAACGATTTGAAACAAGGGTTCCCCTCGAGTCCATACCATTGGACAGATTCCATTCAATCAACCAAggggattttttatttaacaaCAACGGAGAAGGTTTGCAATTGAACTGGTACACCTGCCTACATTATGTGCAAACCTACAATGCCACCATACTAAGTACATTCTGCAAGAATACAATTGCATGGGTCTACAAAGGATAGAACTAGAAGTAATTCTTGCCGATACAGGAACTCACATTTCCATCCCCATTTTCCTCAGAGATAAGCCGCAAGCCTCTTTGATTGAGTCGTAGTTCACCATCCTTGAATGTGCCACTCGCCGTCCTAAAACATCACCAGCGATCAAGGGCATCAGATCACTTTGTACATTAACTTCTGACAACAAATAATGGAGTACACGATCAAATCGAAGGATCAACCAAATTAAGTATGATCTGGAACCGCAAATCCGGGCCACTTAAACACCGACATGAAAAGATCAACAACGAAGGTCACTAATTACAGAATCACTCTGGCAACTCAAGCCAAACCAATATAGGGGagcaaattaaaaaagaaaaaaggggaatGAAAAGGGGGCTGTTTAGGCTTAGGTATCGAGGAGACCGACAGGAACTTGTCGACGGGGGTCTCCTGCGCAGGCACGGAGAGCTTGAGCTCCTTGAGCGGCTTCTTCCCCCTCATGGCCGCCCCGCCCCCTTTGCTGCGGGGTCAAGGTTGGGGAAGGAGACGGAAGcggggaggaagaaggcgagatGACCAGAACAGAAAAAAAGCTACTTCAGTTTCACTTTGAGTTAGTATCTAAATGGGTCGTGTCTATTAGATTATTAGATTggtttaaaataatttttagttaTACAGTAGATGACATTTTTCTGGTAAATCTGACAAACTTTATAGGCAATGTGAAAACTAAGAGATCCAAGAAGCCACAGGGGCTACGGGGAACTTACGCCCGGTAGTTCAACTTTTCTCGAGCGCTTGTGACAAGCACTTATAAAAAATAGGCCTTTGTTTGGACTATTTCTAAGAACTAAATGCCGTACAAACAGCTGGAACAAGTCCAAACAAACACGTCGTCAGTCCACTGGCTGTTACGCAACAGCTTCTTCAGGTTGCTCACCAGAGACCGATTCATACGACACTCACCTCCTTTCCATGCACGTTAGCAGCTTTGTAGCTTCTCAATTAGCCACGATGAGCACTGCCTGCTCCCGTATAAATGTACACCGAGATCATGAATACAACCTGCATTGCAATTCAAAACTACTCTTACAATGATGCACGGACGTCAGTGGCTTTCGATGCCATAAAGCAATCTATCCCAATCTCAAAGCCGAATAAATTGTGGCGAGCTCGAGCACAGCATGGCGTTGTCAATATCTTTGACGATAAACCCCTGCGATTCAAACAcaacctaaaaaaattaaaggTGACAGATAATGATAGATTCTATATCCGTCATCTTCAATATGTCATTAATGACTGagtataagtgacgagtaaagATTCATCATCAATGTGATCATAGTTAACGGGTCGTAACAGTGATCCGTCACCTATAAGCGTTTTCATACGCTGgcgagaaagacataagtgacgtgtAACttcttcacctgtcacttatgtgtaggttacCCTGCgggaattttttatttcatggctgcatcctggagcgtagccaggatttggtagacgtcttctccctgcaagcaacagcaatgcatccaaatccatatcgacaaactcacttcatcacataATCACAAAGGTtataaagttccaatcaattcatcacagaatcgcaaaggttacaaagttttaATCAATTCATATTATATAAGATCTCAGAACCTAGGGTTTCTACAGTAGAACTCGccgtgtgggttgatgacttcagacatcgTGAACTCAGCGATCCGTCATCAAATCTCCAGAAGTGCACCGTGGTCGAAAAAACAAGCTAAAAATTTATGCATAATTTGACGCGTAactaatgtcatgttatcatataattaaaataattactaaaattagttaataaaatcttgtattgaacttacatcgggagACTTGATATCCTTTACTCGGACCGTGAGGatcatgttccacgcaacatagaatccgcaagCGTTGCCCGATAGTTGGTGGTGGCACTGTTAAAAAGCAAATTtactgttagatcaaaaggaaaaaaacagcaACATAGAGCATTTGGTATTATGTTATGTAGCATTTACTGCAAACCCTGTCTTGTGTGTCATCTGCAGCCGGCTTTCGCGTCGTAGTCAGGatcagctcgaaggtacttgtcaaaagccttgtataaagagggatcaattagaaaacatttgaatgttagaaaagttgaatatgtgaactaagacagACAGAACTTACATATCGATGAGTCTTTTTACAGCGTTGTAATCAAGctgtctaagtttgccttttggtcatactagtcttgacgagtcgaggtaAAATACCAAGTTCCatttgaggcaaatgaccagtaagattcAATGGTCACCGATGTTGTGGGCGCTCACTAGGTAGtccattttgaaatattgttgTATTGTCCTGGCCACATAGTCCACAAACATAGTTGGGGTGAAATTGGATGACCGAGATTGTAATGGTCTCAGGATCCAGAAATACGATGGACTCCTTTTACATATCGTAGGGATTGATGTCGGTAAATCGCGTAGTGCAGGATGAATTCGATGCAGTGTAGTTTGGTCACAGGCAGATTCGTTCCGTTAGCTTGGTCTCCGgcagagcttcgtgctgataacgtgttgagaaaccTCTGCTATCGGGTGTAGTCCAGAGATTTCAGCGATGAACAATCACACAGAAGGAGATACGATGTGGGAGAAagtttttctctttattttatctGTGTTCTACAATAAAGAGTGCACCCCGTATTTAAAATGTCCAAACCCTTAAGAGATAGCTCAAATCTCAGAGAGATAAAAACATATTCCGATAAAATAAACTATAGAGATCGAGATGGATACACATTGCATTGTAAAAGTCCAGATTTCCTAACAACTAATGCTCCCGTGTCTCCTACATAACTACGATATGAACTCGTGCAGGCCCAGCTCGGACACTACGTGCATCCGTATATGTGCGATAGAACCTCACGCCCATCTCGTATTCCTATATATTCGGCCGGTTCGGTCGGTTAGCCCGCAACGATTCCCAAGACGGCGAAACTAGAACCCTAGTCCACATCCATGTCGACGGCGAGTCCACTGACGATCGGGGAGGCGCTGCCGAACGTACCGCGTCCTCGGATTTTTGTAGGAACCATCTTCCTGGTGTGTTTTCTCATGGTGGCCGGCTTCCTCATCATGCGCCTCCGCCTGTCCTCGGACCCTCTCCTCTTCGCCCGCGTCCCGTGGCTGATGCCACTGTGGATCTTGTGGGGCGTCTACCTGTCCCTGGCCCTGGTGATCCGCTCCTACGCGATCTTGTTCCTGCCGCGTACGCCGGTAGCCATAGACAAGGCGATCATGAATGTTGGCATGGTGGCAATCGGCGCCTTTGTTCTCGTTCCCGTGGAGACCGTCGCCGTGTGGCTCCCGGTCGAAGACGAGCGGATCGTGATCACTTGCACGGGCGTCCTCGCCGCGCTTATCGCTGGGCTGCTCGTGTTCTGGGTGTGGCTTGTTCGCAAGTACGGTGGCCCTGAAGACAATCCTGCCGACGCAAACGCAGGGTGAACTGAACGATAATTGTATTACATAGCAGCTTGTCAGTTACTCAGATCATTAGCAAGCCCGGTCTGGTCTCTCTGTTTCAATTTGCATGTATGCCATCTAgtatttcttttttcccctttgtaTTTGAGATTGTTTGGCAGAGTCCCGTGTCGAAATCGATCGCACCTTCCAAAAACTGATTCTCGGGTGCCTCAATATATGCAATggaaagtgtttttttttcttatcggTCACACAATTAGCTAGCCAGATTGAAGTTAATTTGTATCCGAAGCTGGCCCTATTCGCCGCAACAACATCCAAGGCGCCGGCTGGTCGAAGTTTATTACTTTGTGCAAGCATGTCAACGACGGCGCCGCTGACTGTCGGGGAGGGCATCTGTTTCGTCCCTGACAAGTTCTGGAATCTGGGCGCTGGCCGTCCTCGTACCATCTTTGATGCTATTCCCCTGCTTAATCTCTTGATTAATCAGTCAATCGTAGTTATTGCAACGTTGAGACCTGGCATGCTGCCAAAAAAATCGATCCAATGATCCTTCTGTTTCCGAATTCCAAGTCATATCCCTAATTGCGTGGATGAAGTCAAATTCCTCCTTTTCACCAAAAAAACAAGTTTTCAATTCCTGGAAATTTCAAATGCCGTATGCATGCAAATACAGGCTGATACCGTTCGTGGGGTCTAACATCTACGCGTACCAAAAGTGCACAGATTTGCAGTGGAAACGGGGGCAAAGGAAGCGAATCAACAAACGGTGAGGTTCACGCGGCGACCGTCCGGCCGGGTTCCCTGCCGGCTCCAGCACGTACGCGCCTTCCTGCGTCAGGCTCCTGCCTTGCTTCCCGATGCCCATTCGCGTCATCGCGTGGCGCACTGGCGGTGGTTGTCAGGACCCTGGAGAAGGCAGCTTGAAGCGCGAGTGTCTGCCGGCCGTTAAGTGTTGCGGGAGAGAGGCTGTATTCTGTTTTGTGTTCACCGTGCAAAAAACGTTGTAACGGCCCCGGTGCAGTTATAAGCCGAGGGAACAGACAACAAAAAAATAGCCATATCACAGAACTCGTAGCATGTGTCCTCGCCAAAAAACGTTGTAACGTGCACATGTGTGCTCACGGTCAGTATGAGCAATAGTCAACAAAAAAATAGCCATATCACAGAACTGGTAGCATATAACAGCAAATGCAATCTCACAAATCTCACAAATCATCACAGCAAAAAGCATGCACAGAACTGAAAAAGTAAATTCCATCCGAGGATCATAAATCAAACCAGACCTTACGATTCAAACAATCTTCACCATAGGGCTCCACAGTATGGCGACCCGAGAACCTCCACACCCGCCTATGGTACACACTCCGGTCGTGTGAGGAGCCATGGTAGCCGGATCACCATCGGATCTAGTCCGTGTGACTGCGGTGCCGCGGGCTGAGCTTGCGGATCAAGAACAACCAAGGCCCTGACGACCAACGGCAACCTCTGCTTCCCTGTGCATGTCGGCCGATGAAGACCGAAGAAGCTCTTGGTAGGACGGCATATTGGGGAATtcgagagggggggggggcatgcgGGTTGAGGTTGAGCCCCTCCATTCCGCCGTATCTGCTTCGAGGAGGAAGGCCACGGCCCACAGCGGAGAAACCCGGCTCGAAAAAGAACTCCATGGCGGCGGGAATTGTCGGCGGCGACGTGATGGGATCCACGAACGCCTCCTCGTCCCCGTGCTCCACAAAAAGGTCCATGGCCGGTGTCGTGGCCGCGTGGCGGGATTGgtggatggcggcggcggctaggCTTGGCGAGGATGGCGGCGGAGAGGTGtgtggcggcgacggcgacttCGCGGCGGAGAAAGGGTGGCGACTTCACGGCGGAGAAAGGGCGGCGGCATCTGCGATGGAGAGGAGTGAGACAGCGGTGGAGAGGCGTGTGGCGGCGGAGAACCGTGCGgcaccgcggcggcggaggcgcctGTAAGCGAGCGAAATGGCAAGTGGCTGTGGAAAGTGGGGCAACGTGCGAGAGAAGACGGAGAGATAGGGTTAGGTGGGAGGGCAATACTATCTTTTCACCATCTATTAGCTGAAATTAGCTGGGTTAGACCAGCTAATGAGATAACTATTAGTTGGGATGTTAACTAATAGTTAGCTATCCTATTAACTGGTCTGTTTGGATCAACTAGAGCTAATTTTAGCAACTAACTATTAGCTCTAGCTGatccaaacagggccttaggTCTTAGCGGTATTGCAGACAGTAGCAGATGCATGAATTGCCCTTGCTGAACCTATCTTTGAGCCTGTTTTGTCCTCCGATTCTTCCGCTCTAGATCTGATTTTTCATGTTCTACTCCTTATCCTTGTTGAGAAATCGctgctaccgggtgtagtccAGTGATCACTCGAGAGAATAATTGCAAAAGGTAGATATAATGTAGGGGAAAAGactttctcttctttattcatctgtgtttacaatgaggGGTTACCCCCTGTATATCTTCAGGTTTCCTTACACTCCCCCTTGGACACTTCTCGTgaaatgcatatgtctcatcaaaactctctaaaaacccagtgggaaaaattgggagaaagagtacatagcttgCGATATAGTCACacgaattgcctcattaaaaaccttaacatgagaaacttcagtaaaactcatctaagggaaaaaaaaagtataatcCACCCAAAaatacttcatataatcttcatgattaacttg includes:
- the LOC133919572 gene encoding mitogen-activated protein kinase kinase 1-like; protein product: MRGKKPLKELKLSVPAQETPVDKFLTASGTFKDGELRLNQRGLRLISEENGDGNESTKLKVEDVQLSMDDLEMIQVIGKGSGGVVQLVRHKWVGTLYALKGIQMNIQEAVRKQIVQELKINQATQNPHIVLCHQSFYHNGVIYLVLEYMDRGSLADIIKQMKTILEPYLAVLCKQVLEGLLYLHHERHVIHRDIKPSNLLVSHKGEVKITDFGVSAVLASSMGQRDTFVGTYNYMAPERISGSSYDYKSDIWSLGLVILECAIGRFPYIPSEGEGWLSFYELLEAIVDQPPPSAPVDQFSPEFCSFISSCIQKDPAERMSASELLNHSFIKKFNDKDLDLRILVENLEPPMNLPE